One window from the genome of Balearica regulorum gibbericeps isolate bBalReg1 chromosome 18, bBalReg1.pri, whole genome shotgun sequence encodes:
- the FAM20A gene encoding pseudokinase FAM20A isoform X2, giving the protein MPGPRRDRPAVLLLLGALLVADLYFHLWPRARRELTAGAPDCPCRRRRPAPAAPPPRARAASALRRLFAHPLYRAATAPRDPAEPLLGAREALRYYRRKAARWNRRHKLYREELNLTSPAAPLPLRPEASWLQFHLGISRDGLYPRSSPTVNRLLRDMQDFTTISAVVKPSGVHLKLVLRFQDFGKAMFKPMRQKREEETPEDFFYFVDFQRHNAEIAAFHLDRILDFRRVPPTVGRLINVTKEILEVTKNEILQSVFFVSPASNVCFFAKCPYMCKTEYAVCGNPHLLEGSLSAFLPSLNLAPRLSIPNPWIRSYSFDGKEEWEVNPLYCDTVREIYPYSNGNRLLNIVDMAVFDFLIGNMDRHHYEMFTKFGDDGFLLHLDNARGFGRHSHDETSILAPLSQCCMNINASLAAGSRVNSHSFKSPAPVPAPRRRQPVGSTFLLPSCNARGIAAHRHAARPAAPERYRHPVQVRDCPAGHSSSNKPFPWHLNSMCPITVGESQISVPNRWPE; this is encoded by the exons ATGCCGGGGCCGCGCCGGGACCGCCCGGCcgtcctgctgctgctcggAGCGCTGCTGGTCGCCGACCTCTACTTCCACCTCTGGCCGCGGGCGCGGCGGGAGCTGACGGCGGGAGCCCCGGACTGtccctgccgccgccgccgccccgctcccgccgccccgccgccccgcgcccgcgcAGCCTCCGCGCTGCGGCGCCTCTTCGCCCACCCGCTGTAccgcgccgccaccgccccgcgGGACCCCGCCGAGCCGCTGCTGGGCGCCCGCGAAGCCCTGCGCTACTACCGGCGGAAGGCGGCTCGCTGGAACAG ACGACACAAGCTTTACAGGGAGGAACTCAACCTCACCTCCCCGGCGGCACCGCTGCCGCTGCGGCCGGAGGCCAGCTGGCTCCAGTTCCACCTGGGCATCAGCCGGGACGGGCTCTACCCGCGCTCCAGCCCCACCGTCAACAGGCTCCTCCGGGACATGCAAGACTTCACCACTATCAGTGCCG TTGTGAAGCCCAGTGGTGTGCACCTGAAGCTGGTCCTCCGGTTCCAGGATTTTGGGAAAGCCATGTTCAAACCCATGAG GCAGAAGCGCGAGGAAGAGACTCCCGAGGACTTTTTCTACTTCGTTGACTTCCAGCGGCACAACGCGGAGATCGCCGCCTTCCACCTGGACAG GATCCTGGATTTCCGGAGGGTGCCGCCCACAGTTGGGAGGTTGATCAATGTCACCAAGGAGATCCTGGAGGTCACTAAGAACGAGATCCTGCAGAGCGTCTTTTTTGTCTCGCCAG ccAGCAACGTTTGCTTCTTTGCCAAGTGCCCGTACATGTGCAAGACGGAGTATGCGGTGTGTGGGAACCCTCACCTCCTGGAAGGGTCCCTCTCCGCCTTCCTGCCATCCCTCAACCTGGCGCCACGACTCTCCATCCCAAACCCATGGATCCGGTCCTACTCATTTGATGGAAAAGAGGA GTGGGAAGTGAATCCACTCTACTGTGACACGGTGCGGGAGATCTACCCCTACAGCAACGGCAACCGGCTGCTTAACATCGTTGACATGGCCGTATTTGACTTCCTGATAG GGAACATGGACCGTCACCACTATGAAATGTTCACCAAGTTTGGGGACGACGGCTTCCTCTTACATCTGGACAACGCCAGAGG GTTTGGGCGGCATTCCCACGATGAAACCTCCATCCTGGCCCCGCTCTCCCAGTGTTGCAT gaataTTAACGCAAGCCTGGCAGCGGGCAGCCGGGTCAACAGCCACAGTTTTAAGTCACCGGCCCCCGTGCCAGCACCGCGCAGGAGGCAGCCGGTCGGCAgcaccttcctccttccctcgtGCAATGCGAGAGGCATCGCTGCCCACAGACACGCAGCTCGCCCGGCCGCTCCAGAGCGCTACCGGCACCCGGTGCAAGTCAGGGACTGCCCGGCcgggcacagcagcagcaacaagcCCTTCCCCTGGCATCTGAACAGCATGTGTCCTATTACAGTAGGAGAGAGCCAGATCTCCGTTCCCAATCGATGGCCTGAATAA
- the FAM20A gene encoding pseudokinase FAM20A isoform X4: MPGPRRDRPAVLLLLGALLVADLYFHLWPRARRELTAGAPDCPCRRRRPAPAAPPPRARAASALRRLFAHPLYRAATAPRDPAEPLLGAREALRYYRRKAARWNRRHKLYREELNLTSPAAPLPLRPEASWLQFHLGISRDGLYPRSSPTVNRLLRDMQDFTTISAVVKPSGVHLKLVLRFQDFGKAMFKPMRQKREEETPEDFFYFVDFQRHNAEIAAFHLDRILDFRRVPPTVGRLINVTKEILEVTKNEILQSVFFVSPASNVCFFAKCPYMCKTEYAVCGNPHLLEGSLSAFLPSLNLAPRLSIPNPWIRSYSFDGKEEWEVNPLYCDTVREIYPYSNGNRLLNIVDMAVFDFLIGNMDRHHYEMFTKFGDDGFLLHLDNARGFGRHSHDETSILAPLSQCCIIKRTTLLRLQLLAEPEYRLSDVMRESLLQDRLAPVLTEPHLLALDRRLQLVLKAVRKCIDTYGEAKVVANDTTQPEAPASDRVKLTT; encoded by the exons ATGCCGGGGCCGCGCCGGGACCGCCCGGCcgtcctgctgctgctcggAGCGCTGCTGGTCGCCGACCTCTACTTCCACCTCTGGCCGCGGGCGCGGCGGGAGCTGACGGCGGGAGCCCCGGACTGtccctgccgccgccgccgccccgctcccgccgccccgccgccccgcgcccgcgcAGCCTCCGCGCTGCGGCGCCTCTTCGCCCACCCGCTGTAccgcgccgccaccgccccgcgGGACCCCGCCGAGCCGCTGCTGGGCGCCCGCGAAGCCCTGCGCTACTACCGGCGGAAGGCGGCTCGCTGGAACAG ACGACACAAGCTTTACAGGGAGGAACTCAACCTCACCTCCCCGGCGGCACCGCTGCCGCTGCGGCCGGAGGCCAGCTGGCTCCAGTTCCACCTGGGCATCAGCCGGGACGGGCTCTACCCGCGCTCCAGCCCCACCGTCAACAGGCTCCTCCGGGACATGCAAGACTTCACCACTATCAGTGCCG TTGTGAAGCCCAGTGGTGTGCACCTGAAGCTGGTCCTCCGGTTCCAGGATTTTGGGAAAGCCATGTTCAAACCCATGAG GCAGAAGCGCGAGGAAGAGACTCCCGAGGACTTTTTCTACTTCGTTGACTTCCAGCGGCACAACGCGGAGATCGCCGCCTTCCACCTGGACAG GATCCTGGATTTCCGGAGGGTGCCGCCCACAGTTGGGAGGTTGATCAATGTCACCAAGGAGATCCTGGAGGTCACTAAGAACGAGATCCTGCAGAGCGTCTTTTTTGTCTCGCCAG ccAGCAACGTTTGCTTCTTTGCCAAGTGCCCGTACATGTGCAAGACGGAGTATGCGGTGTGTGGGAACCCTCACCTCCTGGAAGGGTCCCTCTCCGCCTTCCTGCCATCCCTCAACCTGGCGCCACGACTCTCCATCCCAAACCCATGGATCCGGTCCTACTCATTTGATGGAAAAGAGGA GTGGGAAGTGAATCCACTCTACTGTGACACGGTGCGGGAGATCTACCCCTACAGCAACGGCAACCGGCTGCTTAACATCGTTGACATGGCCGTATTTGACTTCCTGATAG GGAACATGGACCGTCACCACTATGAAATGTTCACCAAGTTTGGGGACGACGGCTTCCTCTTACATCTGGACAACGCCAGAGG GTTTGGGCGGCATTCCCACGATGAAACCTCCATCCTGGCCCCGCTCTCCCAGTGTTGCAT aataaagAGGACAACATTATTACGACTCCAGCTCTTGGCTGAGCCCGAATATCGGCTCAGCGACGTGATGAGGGAATCCCTCCTGCAGGACCGCCTGGCACCTGTCCTCACCGAACCCCATCTCCTGGCTTTAGACAGACGGTTGCAGCTTGTCCTGAAGGCAGTGAGGAAATGCATAGACACGTACGGAGAAGCCAAGGTGGTGGCCAACGACACCACGCAGCCCGAGGCTCCTGCATCTGACAGAGTCAAGCTGACCACTTAA
- the FAM20A gene encoding pseudokinase FAM20A isoform X3, producing the protein MPGPRRDRPAVLLLLGALLVADLYFHLWPRARRELTAGAPDCPCRRRRPAPAAPPPRARAASALRRLFAHPLYRAATAPRDPAEPLLGAREALRYYRRKAARWNRRHKLYREELNLTSPAAPLPLRPEASWLQFHLGISRDGLYPRSSPTVNRLLRDMQDFTTISADYSQDEKALLGACDCSQIVKPSGVHLKLVLRFQDFGKAMFKPMRQKREEETPEDFFYFVDFQRHNAEIAAFHLDRILDFRRVPPTVGRLINVTKEILEVTKNEILQSVFFVSPASNVCFFAKCPYMCKTEYAVCGNPHLLEGSLSAFLPSLNLAPRLSIPNPWIRSYSFDGKEEWEVNPLYCDTVREIYPYSNGNRLLNIVDMAVFDFLIGNMDRHHYEMFTKFGDDGFLLHLDNARGFGRHSHDETSILAPLSQCCIIKRTTLLRLQLLAEPEYRLSDVMRESLLQDRLAPVLTEPHLLALDRRLQLVLKAVRKCIDTYGEAKVVANDTTQPEAPASDRVKLTT; encoded by the exons ATGCCGGGGCCGCGCCGGGACCGCCCGGCcgtcctgctgctgctcggAGCGCTGCTGGTCGCCGACCTCTACTTCCACCTCTGGCCGCGGGCGCGGCGGGAGCTGACGGCGGGAGCCCCGGACTGtccctgccgccgccgccgccccgctcccgccgccccgccgccccgcgcccgcgcAGCCTCCGCGCTGCGGCGCCTCTTCGCCCACCCGCTGTAccgcgccgccaccgccccgcgGGACCCCGCCGAGCCGCTGCTGGGCGCCCGCGAAGCCCTGCGCTACTACCGGCGGAAGGCGGCTCGCTGGAACAG ACGACACAAGCTTTACAGGGAGGAACTCAACCTCACCTCCCCGGCGGCACCGCTGCCGCTGCGGCCGGAGGCCAGCTGGCTCCAGTTCCACCTGGGCATCAGCCGGGACGGGCTCTACCCGCGCTCCAGCCCCACCGTCAACAGGCTCCTCCGGGACATGCAAGACTTCACCACTATCAGTGCCG ACTACAGCCAGGACGAGAAAGCGCTGCTGGGGGCCTGCGACTGCAGCCAGA TTGTGAAGCCCAGTGGTGTGCACCTGAAGCTGGTCCTCCGGTTCCAGGATTTTGGGAAAGCCATGTTCAAACCCATGAG GCAGAAGCGCGAGGAAGAGACTCCCGAGGACTTTTTCTACTTCGTTGACTTCCAGCGGCACAACGCGGAGATCGCCGCCTTCCACCTGGACAG GATCCTGGATTTCCGGAGGGTGCCGCCCACAGTTGGGAGGTTGATCAATGTCACCAAGGAGATCCTGGAGGTCACTAAGAACGAGATCCTGCAGAGCGTCTTTTTTGTCTCGCCAG ccAGCAACGTTTGCTTCTTTGCCAAGTGCCCGTACATGTGCAAGACGGAGTATGCGGTGTGTGGGAACCCTCACCTCCTGGAAGGGTCCCTCTCCGCCTTCCTGCCATCCCTCAACCTGGCGCCACGACTCTCCATCCCAAACCCATGGATCCGGTCCTACTCATTTGATGGAAAAGAGGA GTGGGAAGTGAATCCACTCTACTGTGACACGGTGCGGGAGATCTACCCCTACAGCAACGGCAACCGGCTGCTTAACATCGTTGACATGGCCGTATTTGACTTCCTGATAG GGAACATGGACCGTCACCACTATGAAATGTTCACCAAGTTTGGGGACGACGGCTTCCTCTTACATCTGGACAACGCCAGAGG GTTTGGGCGGCATTCCCACGATGAAACCTCCATCCTGGCCCCGCTCTCCCAGTGTTGCAT aataaagAGGACAACATTATTACGACTCCAGCTCTTGGCTGAGCCCGAATATCGGCTCAGCGACGTGATGAGGGAATCCCTCCTGCAGGACCGCCTGGCACCTGTCCTCACCGAACCCCATCTCCTGGCTTTAGACAGACGGTTGCAGCTTGTCCTGAAGGCAGTGAGGAAATGCATAGACACGTACGGAGAAGCCAAGGTGGTGGCCAACGACACCACGCAGCCCGAGGCTCCTGCATCTGACAGAGTCAAGCTGACCACTTAA
- the FAM20A gene encoding pseudokinase FAM20A isoform X1, whose product MPGPRRDRPAVLLLLGALLVADLYFHLWPRARRELTAGAPDCPCRRRRPAPAAPPPRARAASALRRLFAHPLYRAATAPRDPAEPLLGAREALRYYRRKAARWNRRHKLYREELNLTSPAAPLPLRPEASWLQFHLGISRDGLYPRSSPTVNRLLRDMQDFTTISADYSQDEKALLGACDCSQIVKPSGVHLKLVLRFQDFGKAMFKPMRQKREEETPEDFFYFVDFQRHNAEIAAFHLDRILDFRRVPPTVGRLINVTKEILEVTKNEILQSVFFVSPASNVCFFAKCPYMCKTEYAVCGNPHLLEGSLSAFLPSLNLAPRLSIPNPWIRSYSFDGKEEWEVNPLYCDTVREIYPYSNGNRLLNIVDMAVFDFLIGNMDRHHYEMFTKFGDDGFLLHLDNARGFGRHSHDETSILAPLSQCCMNINASLAAGSRVNSHSFKSPAPVPAPRRRQPVGSTFLLPSCNARGIAAHRHAARPAAPERYRHPVQVRDCPAGHSSSNKPFPWHLNSMCPITVGESQISVPNRWPE is encoded by the exons ATGCCGGGGCCGCGCCGGGACCGCCCGGCcgtcctgctgctgctcggAGCGCTGCTGGTCGCCGACCTCTACTTCCACCTCTGGCCGCGGGCGCGGCGGGAGCTGACGGCGGGAGCCCCGGACTGtccctgccgccgccgccgccccgctcccgccgccccgccgccccgcgcccgcgcAGCCTCCGCGCTGCGGCGCCTCTTCGCCCACCCGCTGTAccgcgccgccaccgccccgcgGGACCCCGCCGAGCCGCTGCTGGGCGCCCGCGAAGCCCTGCGCTACTACCGGCGGAAGGCGGCTCGCTGGAACAG ACGACACAAGCTTTACAGGGAGGAACTCAACCTCACCTCCCCGGCGGCACCGCTGCCGCTGCGGCCGGAGGCCAGCTGGCTCCAGTTCCACCTGGGCATCAGCCGGGACGGGCTCTACCCGCGCTCCAGCCCCACCGTCAACAGGCTCCTCCGGGACATGCAAGACTTCACCACTATCAGTGCCG ACTACAGCCAGGACGAGAAAGCGCTGCTGGGGGCCTGCGACTGCAGCCAGA TTGTGAAGCCCAGTGGTGTGCACCTGAAGCTGGTCCTCCGGTTCCAGGATTTTGGGAAAGCCATGTTCAAACCCATGAG GCAGAAGCGCGAGGAAGAGACTCCCGAGGACTTTTTCTACTTCGTTGACTTCCAGCGGCACAACGCGGAGATCGCCGCCTTCCACCTGGACAG GATCCTGGATTTCCGGAGGGTGCCGCCCACAGTTGGGAGGTTGATCAATGTCACCAAGGAGATCCTGGAGGTCACTAAGAACGAGATCCTGCAGAGCGTCTTTTTTGTCTCGCCAG ccAGCAACGTTTGCTTCTTTGCCAAGTGCCCGTACATGTGCAAGACGGAGTATGCGGTGTGTGGGAACCCTCACCTCCTGGAAGGGTCCCTCTCCGCCTTCCTGCCATCCCTCAACCTGGCGCCACGACTCTCCATCCCAAACCCATGGATCCGGTCCTACTCATTTGATGGAAAAGAGGA GTGGGAAGTGAATCCACTCTACTGTGACACGGTGCGGGAGATCTACCCCTACAGCAACGGCAACCGGCTGCTTAACATCGTTGACATGGCCGTATTTGACTTCCTGATAG GGAACATGGACCGTCACCACTATGAAATGTTCACCAAGTTTGGGGACGACGGCTTCCTCTTACATCTGGACAACGCCAGAGG GTTTGGGCGGCATTCCCACGATGAAACCTCCATCCTGGCCCCGCTCTCCCAGTGTTGCAT gaataTTAACGCAAGCCTGGCAGCGGGCAGCCGGGTCAACAGCCACAGTTTTAAGTCACCGGCCCCCGTGCCAGCACCGCGCAGGAGGCAGCCGGTCGGCAgcaccttcctccttccctcgtGCAATGCGAGAGGCATCGCTGCCCACAGACACGCAGCTCGCCCGGCCGCTCCAGAGCGCTACCGGCACCCGGTGCAAGTCAGGGACTGCCCGGCcgggcacagcagcagcaacaagcCCTTCCCCTGGCATCTGAACAGCATGTGTCCTATTACAGTAGGAGAGAGCCAGATCTCCGTTCCCAATCGATGGCCTGAATAA